The DNA sequence GTACAAATGAGTGCGAGCGGGAATAGGAAGTTCTTCTTCATTATGCCTTCCGGTCAACCAATCTGAACTCCCCCAGGCGCCGACCAAAGCGCCCCCCAAAGTCTCCCCTATTTTGTTGTATCGGCAGGGGTTCCGTCAAGCTTCATATTCAAGGGTACGAATTTCGCGCTGCCCGCGACACCTTCTCATCCTGTTCGTACGGCGTCTGCTCTCCACTTGGACCGGGATTTGCGCGACAATGATGCGTGCTGAGAGTAAACAGATGAAGCTCTCGATGGGCAGTTGGTCGTTTGCGTTCGGGCCCTATGCCGCGAGCCCCAAAGGCATTCCTGAGATTGCCCGGCGGCTGGCAAGCGCGGGTTTCGATGGCATCGAATTGAGCGGATATCCCCCGCACGTCACACTGGAAGCGTACCCCACGCCGTCGGCTCGTGCCGAGTTGAAGAGTCTGCTGTCGGACCTCGGCCTGGGCGTCTCCGGTTACTCGTCGGACCTCGGTTCGGCGAATCCCACGATCCCGGAGAACCGGACCGCTTACCTGGATCACTTCAGCCGTCTGCTGGAGTTGTGCCACGACTTGGGCAGCCCCATGATCCGTGTCGATTCCGTTGGCGCTCCGGGTTCCATTCCGGATGAGGACTACCATACGTCGTTCCACCGTTTGGCCGACGTCTGGCGGGATTGCGCCGACGCCGCGCGTCACGCCCACGTGCTGATGGCCTGGGAGTTTGAGCCGGGTTTCCTGTTCAATAAGCCCTCTGAAGTCATTGAGATGCACGAGCTGGTGGGGCACCCGTGGTTCCAGATCCTGCTCGATACAGCCCATGCCTATATGTGTGGGGTAGTCGGTTCACGGCAGCATGGAAAGCGGGAGATCCTGGAAGGCGGAGTAGCCGAGTTCATTGCCAAACTCCACGGCTCCATCGGCGCCGTCCATGTCATTGATTCGGATGGGACTCTCTACAATGACGACACCAGTACCCATCTTCCGATTGGCGAGGGCCACGTGCCCTGGGCCTTCCTGGCCCCTAAACTCCTGGCCATTCCGCACATCCAGTGGTGGTGCGCGGACCTCTGCTTCTATGAAGGCGCCTGGGAGAAGGTGGAAGAGAACCTGCGCGCCGTCCGTGGGTTGATGCCGGGCGCGCCGGTGAATCGCTAGTTCCAGGGTGTATTCCGGCAGGAGCAGCATGCTTCTGAAACTAACAGCGGCGGCGGTGCTGGGCGTCGCGATCATGGCCGCGCAGACGCCGCGGCCCGGCACCTTGTTGGTGGCCAGCCCGCAGTTGCGGGACGAAGGCTTCGCCCGCACGGTAATCCTGATCATCCGGAACGACGGGCAAGCCGCATTGGGTCTGGTGCTGAACCGCCCGTTGGCCGATGGCCGGTTCGCCGGTGGACCCGTAGCCTCCGGCTTGCGATCGTTGATCCGGTTCCGGACCGTTCCCAAGGATGGGCAGCGGCTCTTCGGAGACGTCTACCTGGTGAATCGAAGTCTACCGGCCGCCACCGGCGTGCGGGTGTTTGCGGGCTACACCGGTTGGTCGTCGGGGCAGTTGCGGCAAGAGGTCGAGCTCGGCTGGTGGCGTGTGGTGCCGCCGAAGGCCGAACTGATCTTCGACCCTGAACCCGCGACGCTGTGGAAGCGCCTACAATCCGTCGTGCCCCATTAATGATATTCATGCCTGAATAGATCGAACCTATTCGCGGTTTATCGCCCGGCGCAGTACATTGGGGCTTTGGGCAGAGGTAAGATGACCAGCACCACCATGGAGTGTGAGCTTAGAAGCTACGGGCACGGGCCGGAGGCCGAGGTTTGGGAACGGACCATTGGGGAGGTGCTGCAGTCCACGCGCCAGAGGTGTGGAGCGCATCTGGCGCTGGTCTCCCGGCATCAGGGCCTGCGCTATACCTGGGATGAGCTGATCCGCGAGGCTGAGCGCGTCGGCGCGGGCCTCTATGCCCTGGGGCTGAACCCTGGCGACCGCGTCGGTGTCTGGTCGACGAACTGCGCCGAGTGGGTCCTGCTGCAATACGCCTGCGCTCTCTCGGGCCTGGTAATGGTGAACGTGAATCCGGCCTATCGTTCGCACGAGTTGCAGTACGTGCTGAAGAGGAGCCGCATCCGTGTACTGTTCCTGCACGAACGGGATAGCCGGGCCGACTACCGGCAGATCCTCGCCGAGTCGATTCGAGGCGTGGACTGTGAGTTGGAACGGGCCCTCCATCTCGGCTCCCGCGACTGGCCGTCGATGCTGGATGCCGGAGACGCCTTCCAGCCTCCCCTCATCATGCCGGACGATGTTGCGAACATTCAGTACACCTCCGGCACCACGGGCTCGCCGAAGGGCGTTCTGCTGACACACCGCAATCTCATCAACAACGGCCGGTTTATCGGTGAGCGGCTGGGCGCCAGCGAACTGGACCGCATCTGCCTGCCCGTGCCGTTGTACCACTGCTTCGGCTGCGTGATTGGCACGGAGGTCGCCGCTGCCAGCGGGGCGGCCATCATCCTGCCCGCGGCCACGTTCGACGTTGTCAAAACCTTGGAAGCGGTGCAGGAGGAGCGGGCGACGGCGCTCTACGGAGTGCCCACGATGTTTATCGCCGAACTCGCACATCCCGAGTTTGGCCGCTTCGACTGCACTTCCCTGCGTACCGGCGTCATGGCCGGGGCTCCATGCCCCATCGAGGTGATGCGGCGCGTGGTGGACGAGATGCATTGTCCCCAGATCACGATCTGTTATGGCCAGACGGAGAGCTCGCCGGTCAGCACGATGTCGAGCATCGACGATCCGCTGGAGCTGCGCTGCACGACTGTGGGCCGTGCCATGCCGGCTACGGAAGTGAAGATCGTCGATCCCAACACGGGCGAGACGATGCCCGCCGGCGAGCCCGGGGAGCTCTGCACGCGCGGCTACCTGGTGATGCGCGGCTACGACGGCGATGACGAGTCCACTGCCAAGGTGATCGATGAAGAGGGCTGGCTGCATTCCGGCGACCTGGCCGTGATGCGGCCCGATGGCTGTTTCCGTATGGCGGGGCGGCTGAAAGACATGATCCTGCGCGGCGGCGAGAATATCTACCCGCGCGAGATCGAGGAGTTTCTGTATACGCACCCGAAGGTCTCCGAGGCCCAGGTGGTGGGTCTGCCGGACGCGCGCCTGGGCGAAAGTGTCCTGGCGTGGATCCGCCTGAAGCCCGGGGAACAGGCCACGGAAGAGGAGATCCGTGCCTACTGCGACGGCAAGATCGCCTATTTCAAGGTGCCTGCGCACATCCGGTTTGTGGATGACTTTCCGTTGACCGTGACGGGCAAGGTGCAGAAGTTCCGCATCCGCGAGATTGAGATCGAGCAGCGCGGGTTGCAGCATTTGACCCGGACGCAGACGGCATAGCGCGGCGGTGCCGGGCAATTCTGTGTCCTTCTGGCGAACTACGTCCAACTCAAGTTCGTGACCGAGTGCGCCGGCAGCATGACTTCCGTCATCAGCCCACCCAACTGGAGCCGGATAGTGCGAGCCGCTCCGACATTGCTCAGCACAACCGCCTTTGTGCCGTCCGGGTTGG is a window from the uncultured Paludibaculum sp. genome containing:
- a CDS encoding sugar phosphate isomerase/epimerase family protein, whose product is MMRAESKQMKLSMGSWSFAFGPYAASPKGIPEIARRLASAGFDGIELSGYPPHVTLEAYPTPSARAELKSLLSDLGLGVSGYSSDLGSANPTIPENRTAYLDHFSRLLELCHDLGSPMIRVDSVGAPGSIPDEDYHTSFHRLADVWRDCADAARHAHVLMAWEFEPGFLFNKPSEVIEMHELVGHPWFQILLDTAHAYMCGVVGSRQHGKREILEGGVAEFIAKLHGSIGAVHVIDSDGTLYNDDTSTHLPIGEGHVPWAFLAPKLLAIPHIQWWCADLCFYEGAWEKVEENLRAVRGLMPGAPVNR
- a CDS encoding YqgE/AlgH family protein, encoding MLLKLTAAAVLGVAIMAAQTPRPGTLLVASPQLRDEGFARTVILIIRNDGQAALGLVLNRPLADGRFAGGPVASGLRSLIRFRTVPKDGQRLFGDVYLVNRSLPAATGVRVFAGYTGWSSGQLRQEVELGWWRVVPPKAELIFDPEPATLWKRLQSVVPH
- a CDS encoding AMP-binding protein yields the protein MTSTTMECELRSYGHGPEAEVWERTIGEVLQSTRQRCGAHLALVSRHQGLRYTWDELIREAERVGAGLYALGLNPGDRVGVWSTNCAEWVLLQYACALSGLVMVNVNPAYRSHELQYVLKRSRIRVLFLHERDSRADYRQILAESIRGVDCELERALHLGSRDWPSMLDAGDAFQPPLIMPDDVANIQYTSGTTGSPKGVLLTHRNLINNGRFIGERLGASELDRICLPVPLYHCFGCVIGTEVAAASGAAIILPAATFDVVKTLEAVQEERATALYGVPTMFIAELAHPEFGRFDCTSLRTGVMAGAPCPIEVMRRVVDEMHCPQITICYGQTESSPVSTMSSIDDPLELRCTTVGRAMPATEVKIVDPNTGETMPAGEPGELCTRGYLVMRGYDGDDESTAKVIDEEGWLHSGDLAVMRPDGCFRMAGRLKDMILRGGENIYPREIEEFLYTHPKVSEAQVVGLPDARLGESVLAWIRLKPGEQATEEEIRAYCDGKIAYFKVPAHIRFVDDFPLTVTGKVQKFRIREIEIEQRGLQHLTRTQTA